A region of the Lepidochelys kempii isolate rLepKem1 chromosome 24, rLepKem1.hap2, whole genome shotgun sequence genome:
GGAGGATCAGGGTGAAGATTGGAGGGATTTGGTTTGTTTCAGCATGGCTCTGAATACAAAGGCCAACGGGGAGCCCTCCCATAGTAGCTCCTGACACCATGCGGGGGCACTGCTGATCCCAAAGGGCAtcaggctggggatgaggggggaggTGGCTCTCCGGGGGCCAATGGGACCCGACGGGGAGGAGGTGCTCCAGGCTCTCACAAGGCATGTTCTCCCCGCCCCAGACTCCCTGCTGTATCCCTATGGACCTGCCCAGGGCGACCGGCAGAACCCCAAAGCTGATGATGGGTCATCACCGGAGATCCCCATCTCCATGACCTTCACCTTCTATGGCAAGGAGCACCGTTCCCTTTATGTATGTACAGCAGGGCCGATCCCACTGCCAACCCCAAGGCACACGGCTCACAGGCAGCCAGCAGTAGGGTGCCACAGAgagctatctatctatccatgCTGTTTcccacacaaaattctctgtcACATGCACACTCTAGGGCACCCACTCTTACCCTGTTCCTAGGGCTCAGCTGTAACCCTGTCAATGTAAGTACCCACCAGTAACcaattcctagggctcagggcgtAATTTTCtgcttatctatctatctatctatctatctatctatctatctatctatctatctatctatctatctatctatccccatagaCACGGCCTGTCTATTTATCTATTGTACCAACAGTATTTAGACAGACAGCCATAAGTACCTCGCTCTGCTCAATTTCTCCAGAGAAGCCCAAGAGGGGATTTGATCCTGGTCTATCAGCGCCTCCCTGGGGAGGAGATTGCTCAGTGCAGAGAGCTCCTGAACCCAGCAGACCCAGGCATAGTGAGAGCTGATGGCTGGGAGATGAAGCTGGACAAATCCAGGCTGGAAACGAGGGGTGACTTTGCCCTCGGGAGGGAGGGCAGCCAACCCTTGGCATGACTGCCCCAGTGGCAGGGTGGGGTCTCCATCTTTCAGAGTCTTTCCATGGAGATGGGGCATCTGAAAGCtgtgctctagctcaaccacagggctgggctggaggctgggATCCCCAGGGGAGGTTCTGAGACCGAGGTTAGGCAGGACGGCAGAGCAGGTGGGCAGGATGGACCTTAGACTCAGTGGatgtctgtgtctgtgtccccATCACCAGCTGAGGTGCCTCGCATCCCACTGGGCATTGTGGGTGTGGGCGAGCCTCAGCAGGGGACACCATGTTGTGAGGAATGGAACAGGGGACTCAGTAGGGgacgctgtgctgcagggagcagaacaggggactcagtagggggcgctgtgctatGGTGAGCAGGACAGGGGACtcggtagggggcgctgtgctatGGTGAGCAGGACAGGGgactcagtagggggtgctgtgctgcagggagcaggacaggggactcagtagggggcgctgtgctatGGTGAGCAGGACAGAGGACTCAGTAGGGgacgctgtgctgcagggagcagaacaggggactcagtagggggcgctgtgctatGGTGAGCAGGACAGGGGACTcggtagggggtgctgtgctgcagggagcaggacaggggactcggtagggggcgctgtgctatGGTGAGCAGGACAGGGgactcagtagggggtgctgtgctgcagggagcaggacaggggactcagtagggggcgctgtgctatGGTGAGCAGGACAGGGgactcagtagggggtgctgtgctgcagggagcaggacaggggactcagtagggggcgctgtgctatGGTGAGCAGGACAGGGGACTcggtagggggtgctgtgctgcagggagcaggacaggggactcagtagggggcgctgtgctatGGTGAGCAGGACAGGGgactcagtagggggtgctgtgctatGGTGAGCAGGACAGgggactcagtagggggcgctgtgctgcggggagcaggacaggggactcagtagggggtgctgtgctgcaggaagcaggacaggggactcagtagggggcgctgtgctatGGTGAGCAGGACAGGGGACtcggtagggggcgctgtgctgcggggagcaggacaggggactcggtagggggtgctgtgctgcacggataggggtgggggctcagtggggggtgctgtgctgcaagGAGGGTGTTAGCCATGCTCTGCTGTGTTCCTACAtcccccactctgctccccacccccacaggtgAACAACAATGGTGTGGTGTCCTTCGGCGTGTCCGTCACCCAGTACACCCCCGACCCCTTCCCCTTGGCTGATGGCCGCCCCTTTGTGGCCCCCTACTGGGGTGATGTGAACAACAACCTGCGTGGGGACGTCTATTACCGGGAGACCCAGGACCCCGAGCTGCTGCACCGCCTCACCGGAGACATCAACCAGTACTTCCCGGCGATCCCCTTCACTGCCACGTGGGCCTTCGTGGCCACCTGGGACCGTGTGGCCTACTACGGCTCCACCTCCCAGAAGGTAGGTGGCACCTCACTCCCCAAGGCCCCCGCCAAGCccctaggggcaggggagagagacagggaggGAGACTGGCTAGCTGGGCTGCCGGATCCAGACAGGACCCTGTGCTTcctgctgctgtgaagctccCATGCTGCACGGCGCATGTTCGCCACTAGGGGGCTCTCCGGGGGGACTGGCTAGCAGGGTTGCGGGACCTGTGGGTCCTGCAGCTATTTAACTCTATGGTCACCACTAGGGGTCTccccatagattcatagatactaagggaccattatgatcctctagtccgacctcctgcacaatgcaggccacagaatctcacccacccactcctgcaaaaaacctctcacctgtgtctgagctactgaagtcctcaaatcctggtttcaagacttcaaggagcagcgAATCCTCCACCTACCGACCAATTGGTTTCATTGGCGCCTATACGTAGCACAGCAAGGGTGGAGTACCCCATGGGGAGGCCAAGGCCAGCCTCCCCCAGGCACCtggccttctcctcccacagtcCCCGTGCAggattcccctcccacctcccagacTGATTCACCCAGGTCCCTTCCCGCTCTGCTGCAGGTGAACACATTCCAGGCCCTGCTGGCAAACAACGGCAAAGTCACCTTCATCATGCTGAACTATGGCACAATCCAGTGGACCACGGGCACAGCGAGTGGCGGAGACGCCAACACCGGGCTAGGGGGCACTCCTGCCCAGGTAAGTCCCCTTATACAGCACATACAGAAATACGGCACAAGGTGGCAGCATGAGCCAGGacaggggctcagtagggggtgctgtgctgcagggagcggggtgggggctcagtagggggctctgtgctgcagggagaggggtatgggctcagtagggggcactgtgctgcagggaacgGGGCCAGGGCTCAGTAGGAGGCGCTGTGGTGCAGGGAACGGGGCAGGGGCTCAGTAGgaggcgctgtgctgcagggaatgggatgggggctCAGTAGGAAGCGCTGTGGTGCAGGGAacggggtgggggctcagtagggggctctgtgctgcagggagtggggcaggggctcagtagggggctctgtgctgcagggagcggggcgggggctcagtagaggtgctgtgctgcagagagCGGGGCCGtagctcagtagggggcgctgtggtgcagggagaggggtgcaggctcagtagggggcgccgtGGTGCAGGGAACGGGGccggggctcagcagggggcgctgtgctgcagggagcggggcgggggctcagtagggggcgctgtgctgcagggaatgggACGGGGGCttagtagggggcgctgtgctgcagggagcagggcgggggctcagtagggggcgctgtgggcagggagaggggtgcaggctcAATAGGGGGCGCTGTGTGGCAGGCAATGGGGccggggctcagcagggggtgctgtgctgcagggagaggggtacggactcagtagggggcgctgtgctgcagggagcggggcgggggctcagtagggggcgctgtgctgcagggagcggggcgggggctcagcagggggctcaCTCCCCTCATTGTCAGTGCTGTCCCAATACCCCAGCATGGCAGTCGGGGGTGCTGCGATGGGCTATTGCATTAACATTTGCTCCCCATGTGTCAGGCTGGCTTCAACAGCGGCGATGACAAAAACTTCTACAACATCCCAGGCTCCCGCACCGCCGCCATCCTCCACATTGGGCAGACGAGCAACGTCGGGGTTCAGGGCCGCTGGGTCTTCCAGGTGGATGATTTCAAGGTGACGGGGGTCCCCACCGAGAGCAGCGACTGTTCGCTGTAAGTGGCACCAGCTCTAGAGTCACACGCCCAGTTTGCAAATCTcagatctctgccccccagccctgcctgagccccctttCCAGGCACATCCCCGCTGGGGCACTGCAGCCAGTCTCCCTGCTCACGCCAACCCTGTGTCCTTTCTCCAGATGAATCCAGGCCTGGCTCAGAGGGGCCCTGCTGGACGCCGGCCGACCTGTCCCAGCTGCTGGAAGGATCCAGGATGCTGCCCCGACTGGCAGGGCgccccctgcagccagccctgggtGTAGTGTAGCAATAAAGCATCATCTGTGAACTGTGGCTTGGGATGTCTGTCACCTGCGGGATGGGGCACGCCTGGGgacgggagagagagagagagagtgtgtgtgtgcactgccTCCTAGTGGAAAGAATTAAACCTGCTCAGTGTCCAGATGTCTAAATCTGAAAGCAAGatattagatagatagatagatagatagatagatagatagatagatagatagatagatggggctGTATGGAGATAGATTAGATGATTGTGGAGGtttatggagatagatagatagatagatagatagatagatagatagatagatagatagatagatagatagatagatagatagatagatagatagatgggggtgTATgaggatagacagacagaggggtgtcTACAGGGGCAGATAGATACATAGAgaggtgtgtatggggatagatagatagatagatagatagatagatagatagatagatagatagatagatagatagatagatagatagatagatgggggtgtatggggatagatagatagatagataaatagattagATGATAGTGGAGGtttatggagatagatagatagatagatagatagatagatagatagatagatagatagatagatgggggtgtatggggatagatagatagatagattagatgatAATGGAGGtttatggagatagatagatagatagatagatagatagatggggtgtatgaggatagacagacagaggggtgtcTACAGGGGCAGATAGATACATAGAGAGGTGTGTATggggacaggggggtgggggggacagatGGACAGAGGGGTGTCTGTGGGGACAGACAGACGAGTGTCTTTGAGCACTGACAGTGGCTTTTCATGCCTAAGTGTCACCTTGACACCTCTGACTCACTCACTGAGGCTGCGTGGCACTAAGCGAACCCGGAGCCGGCCTGTTCCTGGCCACTGTTTGATTTCACTGGCAGGCTGGCTACGCAGCGATGCTGCATCATTGCCGGCATGTAGCAAACAGACGCCATGATGAGGTGAACAGGGGCCCACCCATCCCCCCTCGGTAACCCAGCAAACGCCCTGGTGCCAGCCCAGGAGCCATACTTCTGAGAAAGGAAAGTTGATGGCTATGCTGGCAAGAGCACAGCTCAGCCAGGGGCGGCAgagaggcaggcaggctcagtagttagagcactaGGCTCACTCTTGGGAGAGCGGcattccagcccctgctctgctccagactCCCCTTAGCCGGGCCACttagtccctctgtgcctcagtttcccttccgtACCGTGGACTCACAGGGGGCGTCGTGAGGCCAGAGGCATTTGCAAGGGGATCAGATGTGGGGGGCAGAGGCACACTCGGTGGACAGCTGGCTAACCAATCGCTGAGTCACGCTATAACCCCTGAGCTTCCATGTATCTGGTCACACTGTGCGGGGAGAGTGTACTGCACTGAAAGACAACTGAGAGGGAGCCAGGGGGGTCAGGAGGGGGAGCTCTCCCCTCGAAGTCAGATCTGGCCCCAgtgcggcgctagggggcgctgttctGCAGGTGCTCAGTCATACACCCAGTTAGTGACACagcaaggaacagaacccagaactcGTGAGTCCCAGGGCCCCTATTCAGTCTCTGCCCTGAACGGTCATGGTACCCAGCAGTTCTGACGCCCAGTCCTACCCTCCTCATGCTCTGACTGTTAGACCCTACTCCCCTTCCGGAgccggggacagaacccaggagccctggctccaaacccccccctgcccccactctaaccccctataaaccacactcccctcccagagctgggtagagagcccaggagtcctgactcccagctccctccccactctaaccactaaaTCATTTCCCCTCTGGCTATAACAGCCTGTAGCGCAGCTTGGTTCAGCTCCTAGAGGGAGGTTACAACACTGCTGGGGCTGGATCTCCTGAGATCTTCTGATCCCTgggggctgcccccacccctgtgcgtggcagggggctgcagggctgcgCATTCTCACGCCCTTACTGCTGTCAGCAACACCTGCTCAGCGCTTGCTCAAACTCTTCAAAGCACCCACCAGCTTTCAGTGGCAAGTGAAAGGGGAAACTCTGGCCAGATGTTTATCACGGGGGGGGGATTCCTGTACAGGGGGAGGTGGAAGCTGCAACCTGTTTTAACTGACGTAAAGGCCTGTGATTTTCTGACCACAGGGGACCAGAAAGCGAAGAGTCTGTTTAAAAAAGACTCTCTTGAAGCTGAGGAATATATAACCCTGTACACCCATGGAGCAATGTGGGGGGCCCAGGAGGGGGCACTCGCCCCCTGGTCTAAGTGCTTCCACCTGTGTTGTGCTAGGGGGGCCCTGCTGCAGGGACCAGGGTGGgactcagtagggggtgctcttCTCTCACATTTAATACTGTCCCCCAAAAACCCAGCATGGGGCTAGTGGCAGCTGGGCCGCAGGGAGCAGGATGGAGGCTGGGTcgggggcgccgtgctgcaggaAGTGTGGGGGGGCCTTGGTAAGGGGTGCTGCATTGCTTGGGGCAGAGTGTTCTCCATGGAGGATGCAGCAGATGAATGTCTGCCCACCAAGACCCCACAATATCCAATACTCACCTCGCTCAGCAACATGATGTAGAGGAAAATGCTCGCTCCAGCTGCTAGCATGCTCAGGGCACTCCCAATGAGCACTGCCCTCCTCCGCatgggggcagtcagagggtttGGGCTTCACCCCTCATGCCACCCTGGAAGGGCATGGAGAGGGTAGTGGGGGTATGGGCAGTTAGGAAGCCATTGCAACATGCTTTGTATGGGAAAAGGACAGGAGCAGAGACAGGAAAGCATGTGGAAGGGACCATCAACCCCGTCTACCTCTTTCCCTTCCCTGACCTAGGGGAAGATGCACTAGGGTGGGAACCAGGAGATCTACTATTGTGGAAAACATTTCCGTGCAGTTcaaaactagagctgggcaaatattgGATTTTTCTGGTTCACTGGCAATTTCCAAAAGACGACAATAATATTCATTTCAGGTCGGCTCAAAAACGAACATTTTGGGTgaaacaaaaagcaagaaaaagttttggtttgggtcaaatgaaacatttcgttTTGATGAAATCCAAATTAAAAGTCCTTAGTTTGATCATTTCTTAATGCTTTGGAattgttcttttttaaataaaattaaagaaagtcTGAAATGGAAAGTTGGTTCCAAccaaaaaatccaaacatttcattctgaaaaagtcaaaatgaaccTTTCTGATTTTGACCATGTTAACATTCTTGAACCATTTAGTAGCAAAGGtacttggtcaggtttattgccGACCGTGACAGGGTGGGGGGACCCTGTCCACTGCGGGGTGAGTTCACCTTGTCCTTCGAGCTGCCCTCTGTCTCTAGGCAGTGAGACCTAAGGACTAAATcaatgtagggttgccaactttctaattgcacaaaactgaacacccttgccctgccccctgccctgccccttccctgaggtccggtccctgccctgccccttctctaggCCCCACCCTGACTCACTCCAGTCCCACTCCCTcagttgcttgctctcccccaacctcactcactttcactgggctggggcagggggttggtgtgtgggagggggtgagggctctggatagGGTTGCGGGCTGCAGggttgggccagaaatgagggtttcagggtgcaaggagagggctctgggctggggcagggggttgggggcaggagggggtgagggttccagctgggggtgtgggctctagggtggggccgggaatgaggggtttgggacgcaggaggatgctctgggctgagGCCATGGCATGTggagtgcgggagagggctcaggggttggggtgcaggctccaagagggagtttgggtacagaagggggctcagggctggggtaggggtgcaggtgggggagcAGTGTCTGGGAAGGagttggggtccaggagggggtgcagaccgggggcagagggttggggtacaggagggggctcagggtgcaggctccagccgggtggtgcttacctcaggcgactCCCCgttggtggcgcagcagggctaaggcaggtttcctgcctgccaaccagacttttaacggcccggtcagtggtgctgtcTGGAGCCATCAGGATCCTTTTCCACTgggcattccggtcaaaaactggacacctggcaaccctgtcCGTAGGGCCTCATGGCCCAAGTCAGTGGAGTAGCCCTTCTCCACAGGGCAGCAAGACCTAACATCCAGAATCCATAGAATTACCCTAGGGCAGCGAGGCCTAGTGGCcaatgtcaatggagctactccgGGCTCGCTAGGCAGTGAGacctagcggccagagtccatAGAGTTACCCTAGTTCGCAGGGCAATGTGGCCTAGCAGCCACAGTCAATAGAAATACTCCAGGCTCTCAGGGCAGtgaggcctagtggccagagtccatagaGTTATCCTGACTTCACAGAGCAGTGAAGTCAAGTCGCCAGAGTCAGTAGAGTTGCCCTGCGGGGCGGGGCTGtatggcctagcagccagagtccatagagttatgtaagcagggtctgaatgagctctcccctgacagctagctgggagggggaaagacttcaggagcaaactgtatctacatgaacacacctactctgcgtaggtatccagcagacagagcggcgttgctcaaagtgatcgactttggctggtgttggttacaaatcactttagtactgaatgcagggggagtgaaatgctgttatcaatgttgttgtctttattgtatgaataaaggagagcagaattgtcccaaatgagggggtcaccctcagcagaAAGGAACTCCCTAAGCTAGGCGCtcgaatgccagagccctgtgaaagttgTAGTTGGGACAGGGTCCTGGTCCCGCCAGGAGGTGTAGACTCTGCCTGAGGGTCCCCAGTCTGGTTTAGCTTCTTACTCCCAGCTGTTAAAAAATAAAGCTAAGTCGGCTCTATTAGAAGCTTTTTCTTATTTTAAGTGCTTAAATGAGAgctgtttcagagtggtagtcatgTTAGTCCGTATCAGAAAAAAGAATGAGACGTACTTATGGCATTTATTAgtcaaatttgtttgtctctaaggtgccacaagtacttctggtTAAATTAGAGCTGAAATCACGTGTGGTGGGACAGCATTTTTGCCCAGCTTGCTAAAAGCTGAAAATTGCAAAGGGcctggctacactggaaacttcaaagtgctgtcatGGGAACGCTCCCGAGGCAATGCTTTGAAGTAGTCGCGCGCGAGCGCCGGGCgggagctctcccagcgctcctggtaatccgcCTCCACGAGGGGCCCAGTgctcggagcctgtctacactagcgctctAAAGCACTCGGACTTGCTgcgctgggagcaagcagttcccgggctggctgggggaagcaggctcagctgtggccgtgccccaatcagggctcagctggcccttataagagggcaatgggccaggagcagagagagTCTCTCTTTGcctttagagggagaagggcttggctgctggggaatGTATCTGGGTAtctgaggtgaagcagggctggggaaggccagaggagctgggaggcctaagataggtactggggttgcagggggcagccagaggcagcaggtccaaaccccccttgcctgtgatgattggcttatacactgcagtctgccccagtgtgcgGGGGCTCAATGGTGAcaggcagtagccaaagactcaggcaaggtggggatagtgggtgggggttccctggggaggggagacccagagactgtgggggtactgccagggggcagcaccctgggtaaaaggggccctgaggtctgggagggacatgggggccagtggcaagctggacactggcc
Encoded here:
- the LOC140902935 gene encoding sushi, nidogen and EGF-like domain-containing protein 1 — protein: MKTPLTFLLLLLGLVQPAPVVMAEDSLLYPYGPAQGDRQNPKADDGSSPEIPISMTFTFYGKEHRSLYVNNNGVVSFGVSVTQYTPDPFPLADGRPFVAPYWGDVNNNLRGDVYYRETQDPELLHRLTGDINQYFPAIPFTATWAFVATWDRVAYYGSTSQKVNTFQALLANNGKVTFIMLNYGTIQWTTGTASGGDANTGLGGTPAQAGFNSGDDKNFYNIPGSRTAAILHIGQTSNVGVQGRWVFQVDDFKVTGVPTESSDCSL